From Chitinophagales bacterium:
CAAGCGGATTCTGGCACATGAAGACTTCGTGTTGACCATTTCCGATAAGCTTCCGCTCGAAGGCATAGCACCGTTACTTTGTGCAGGCATTACCACCTACTCACCACTGCGGCACTGGAATATCGGCAAAGGTGATAAAGTGGGAATACTGGGTCTTGGTGGATTAGGCCATATGGGTGTCAAACTGGCGGTATCTTTTGGTGCGGAAGTCACCATGCTGAGCCACTCTCCTTCTAAAGAGTCCGATGCTAAAAGGCTGGGTGCTCACAAATTTATTTTAACCAGCGATACAGAGCAGGTAAATTCCGTAAAGAATTATTTCGATTTCATCCTCGATACCGTTTCTGCACCTCACGATTATAACATGTATCTGAGCATGCTGAAGACAAATGGTGTAATGACGTGTGTGGGAGCCCCTCCAACACCTGCTCAGATACCTGCGTTTAATCTAATCGGCAATAGAAGATCGCTCACCGGCTCCCTGATTGGTGGCATTCCTGAAACACAGGAGATGCTCGACTATTGCGCAGAGCATAATATCGTTTCCGATGTGGAAGTGATTGACATAAAAGACATCAACGAGAGCTACGAAAGAATGCTTAAAGGAGATGTACGGTATCGGTTTGTAATAGATATGGCAACGCTTTGATTTGAAAAGTTTTGAGTTTGAAGTTTTAAGGGTTGGAGTTTGGCCGGAAGGGATGTTTAAAGTTGTATGAAGTTGTAAGTTGAAAGTTTAAGGTTTGAAATGTTGTGTTAAAGTGTTGAAGGTTAAGAATAGTTGATATAAAGATTTGAATGATGCATAAAAGGAGGCTCGGAAATTCAGAGCTGGAGACGTTGCCATTGATTTTTGGAGGTAACGTCTTTGGCTGGACCATTGATGAGCAATTATCTTTTAAGCTACTGGATGCCTTTACCGGCGCTGGTTTCAATATGATTGATACGGCAAACAGCTATTCCAGGTGGGTGCCTGGCAATAAGGGCGGAGAATCTGAAACTATTATCGGTAACTGGATAAAGCAAAGGAATAACCGCGATAAAATAATTGTTGCTACTAAGGTAGGCAGTGACATGGGAGACGAGAAAAAGGGACTTTCGAAGACATATATTTTTAGTGCCGTAGAGGATTCATTGGCTCGCTTACGGACAGATTATATCGATCTGTATCAATCTCATTTTGATGATCTTGCCACTCCGGTTGAGGACACCATGGATGCGTATTCTGAATTGATAAAGCAAGGAAAAGTACGGGTTATCGGCGTTTCCAATCTCTCTCCGGAACGGCTGAAGCAATCGGTAGATTACGGTAATACTAAAAACCTGTCACGGTATGAAACTCTTCAACCACAATACAATTTGTATGACCGTGAAGATTTTGAAAAAAATTACCAATCCTATTGCATAGCTAATAAAATAAGCGTTCTACCCTATTCATCGTTGGCGAGTGGATTCTTAACCGGCAAGTACCGCTCAGAAAATGATCTTTTTAAAAGCGCCAGAGGCGAGGGCATTACAAAATATTTGAATGACCGGGGCAATCTTATTTTAAGAGCATTGGATAAAATAGCTGCTCGCAATAATACAAGACCAGCATCAGTTGCACTTGCCTGGTTAATGACCCGTCCAACCGTTGCGGCACCTATTGCAAGTGCCACCACTATAGAGCAATTGCATGATCTGATAAATGGTGCAAATCTTCAACTGGATAAAGAGGACTTGGAGTTGCTTGATAGGATGAGTGAGTATTGAATAAAAGATTTACTGGGTGTAACCGCTTTTGGTTGGATTTCTAAGAACATTATAAAATTATTAAATCATTTTAAATTATCAATAGGTCATCTCATCTGCCATCAACTCCCCTTTCTTCAACACCGTATCAATCGCCTTCTGCTGCTAATTCGAAGGATACTTCGTTAGCGTCCTCTTTACCAGCACGATAAACTCGCGCGTGAGGTTCCTCGGATGATCCAGTCAATAGTAACGTTCTTTATAACCCTTTTTACAATCTTTTTTGCAATTTCTCTCAGTGTTTTGAGTGACGCCGAGTCCTCGCTTTTCTTCATGCTCGGTTGAGTGACTGCTGAAGACAGAAGGCTCAACGGAATAACCCGGCGGGGACATAAAATAAACCCTTTTGCTTTCTTAGGTTAAAAAATCTTCCCTCTTGTTTAATTGTGATCAATTAAAGCGGAGTAAATACTCCGGTTACAGATAGAAAGACCAAACTTAACCCGGGAGCAACATAGCATCTTTTTATTTTTCAAAATGTGAAATCAACAGCCTAAAACTTTATTTAATTGGTTGCTGACATCTTACTCCTTCCCGACAGACTTAACAAACTTCTAATGGCTGTGTAAATAGAATAATTAAAGACTATCCGGATACCCAATATTGAGTGGAATAATCTATTCGTAAATGGTAAACATTTCACGATGTGATTTTTCTACCAACGGTATGAACCGCTGGTACCATGCCTCCAATTCCTTACTGTTTGGCATTTCCTCGGTCATCATTTTTTCCATGGCAGTGAGGCTTTCGTAAGTGGTCTCCATCACCAATGTGTAAGAAGCACCTGTTAAATCAAACATCTGGCGCATGTTTTTTTGCATTTCGGGAGGCATCAGTGATTTTGATTCTTTTAATAATGTTTTCGCATCTTTTGCTTTTCCGAATTTGAGGTGGAACACCATTCTTTCTAATATCATAAATGAGGTTTTTAAGTATAAAATTTTTTCAAAAGTATCTAATCTGATGTTTTGAGGGAAAATTTTTTTTGCTTCCGATGTTTTGGGTTGCCTGTGGTTGTATGCCTTATCAACCACTGCGCGTTGTGGTTTTCGAATGGGCATGTCTTACCGGCACGAGTTAAAGATAAAAGATTCAGATACTTGAGTGACGTCGAGTCCTCGCTCTGCGTTATGCCTGGTTGAGTGACCGGCGAACACAGAAGGCTCAACGGAGTGACTCGGCGGCTGACCAAGCATCCTGTACACAAAAAAAACCGGTTGAAGGGTTACGATTATTCGCAGGATAATTTGTATTTCATGCCCTATCAATGTGCGGTATTTTAAGGATGAAATCCTGCCCATACTAATTTATAATGATGGGGGTTGATCAAAATCCCTTGTGCTTTTTTCTGAAGATAGAACGGATACAAATTACGGGCAACGGCTGATCCGCTGATATCATTGGGCACTTCCAGTAATGTCAGATTAAACTGTTAGCCTGCGTTTTTTCTATCGCCTCTCGATTCAAAGTCATGCTTCCCAGTTTTGAAAATTGCTGGGCCTCAATCAACTTTTTTCATTTGGATTGAAACAGGCAGGATGTATGACTTCCAAATTTCAAGATATAGATTTGAATCCTGGGCAATTTTACGCTACTGACCCATGTGCAGCATGCCAAGATACTTCTCCTCGTTGCCGAGAAATTTTTGATTTTGTTCCGATGTGAGCACGCTGCTGATATGATTTTTGAATTCCTGCTTAATGCCTTCCATCTTGCTTGCCATATCCCCTTCTGCTTTTGCTTCGTGCTTTTCTTCACGGAACTGCTGAAAAAATCCTTTGATCTTTTCAGCCTGATCCGGCGTAAGATTAAGATCGGAAGTAAGGGTTTGCAATAGTTTCGCAGCCATTCCTCCCTGCGCACCGCCGAACAAATTGCTTAACAGTCCCATATTGATTTGATTTAGAGAACCAAGGTAACCTATTTCCTTCAGCCGGAAATCATACAGGTATTTACTGCTTCTATTAAATTTTCATTTCAATCAGCCAATGGTGGCCATACGGATCTTTGATTTCACCCTGGCGATAGCCGGAATCATAATCCTGAGCAGAGGAAATTTATGATGCGCCTGCTGCTATTGCTCTCTGCATCACGGCATCCACATCTGAAACATATAAACCGATGAGTGAGGTAACACCCTTGTTTTGTATCGGCTCAAACCGACCCTTCTCAGGAGATTCTTCATGAAGTTGAAATACAGCACCATCAATTGACAGTTCGGATACGTGAATACTTCCATCATCATTTGTCCAACGCCTGAGTTCGATGGCTCCGAAACCCTTTATGTAAAAATCAATATCGCAGGTGCCGCTCTTAAAGTAAAGCTGCGGAGCGAAAAATGTGCTGCTGATTTCTTTTGTCCCGTCGTCTGTCATTTTCTATTATTTGCGTCCGCGCGGGTTACTCCGTTAAGTCATGCACGGAGCGAGACCTGGCTTTGTTTTTATATTCATCTGCATAAAGATAATGTGAAAGGTTAATTCTGTCCTTTCCTTTAATTCATCAACCGAACCGATGAGGAGGATAATCCAGAAACGTCTTTGCCAAACTCCATTTTTCGGAAGCCATGTTTACCGGGTATCAGTTAAAGGTAGATCTGTTTGAGTAACGCCAGATCCTCTTTTCGCTCATGCTTAGTTGAGTGGCCGGTGAAGACAGAAGCCCCAATGGAGTGGACAAGTTAAAACCTTGATTTCTTCCCTGAGCATTCAATGGAAATCCTGACTGCGCATGCGGCTGCCTATTCAAGACCTCTCCTGCTTGCATAATTCATGTTCCTTATTCACATTTGTATCCACTCTGAAACCTCTTTTAAAATTTAAACAATGATACCTCAAGAAAATCCGCAATTGATACATTATGATGATAATACAGGTCTGAGCGCGAAGGTCCAATTGCGGAACCGGCATTCGTTTAAACCAGATGGTACATTCAACGTAATCGTCAAAGGACTTCCTTTCTTCAAGCCGTATGAAACTTATCATGACCTCATCACCATGGCCTGGTGGAAGTTTAATTTCACCGTGTTCATC
This genomic window contains:
- a CDS encoding NAD(P)-dependent alcohol dehydrogenase: MSETKAYAAQSATTPLVLWTIERRNPKPHDVQIDILYCGVCHSDLHTARNEWGGTMYPAVPGHEIVGRVTKVGSHVNRFKEGDLAAIGCLVDSCRECENCKEGLEQYCINGMVGTYNGKEKDGSGNTYGGYSKRILAHEDFVLTISDKLPLEGIAPLLCAGITTYSPLRHWNIGKGDKVGILGLGGLGHMGVKLAVSFGAEVTMLSHSPSKESDAKRLGAHKFILTSDTEQVNSVKNYFDFILDTVSAPHDYNMYLSMLKTNGVMTCVGAPPTPAQIPAFNLIGNRRSLTGSLIGGIPETQEMLDYCAEHNIVSDVEVIDIKDINESYERMLKGDVRYRFVIDMATL
- a CDS encoding aldo/keto reductase codes for the protein MHKRRLGNSELETLPLIFGGNVFGWTIDEQLSFKLLDAFTGAGFNMIDTANSYSRWVPGNKGGESETIIGNWIKQRNNRDKIIVATKVGSDMGDEKKGLSKTYIFSAVEDSLARLRTDYIDLYQSHFDDLATPVEDTMDAYSELIKQGKVRVIGVSNLSPERLKQSVDYGNTKNLSRYETLQPQYNLYDREDFEKNYQSYCIANKISVLPYSSLASGFLTGKYRSENDLFKSARGEGITKYLNDRGNLILRALDKIAARNNTRPASVALAWLMTRPTVAAPIASATTIEQLHDLINGANLQLDKEDLELLDRMSEY